The Paenibacillus sp. YPG26 genome includes a window with the following:
- the hemA gene encoding glutamyl-tRNA reductase, with translation MHIVVVGLNYRTAPVEVRERFTFADKDMPAALSELKRTKSVLEGVIIATCNRTEIYVVVDRLHMCGYFIRSFIEQWFGVSRQEFTQHLYMYEDDQAIRHLFRVACGLDSMVLGETQILGQVKTSFLQAQSEKATGTWFNMLFKQVITLSKRAHSETAIGESAVSVSYAAVELGKRIFGDFSGKSVLILGAGKMSELTVKHLYASGAEQVLVANRTFARAQELAGKFNGTACTMQEAMAQLKNVDIIISSTGAEGYVLTSSEVAQSMKKRPSRPLFMIDIAVPRDIDPSISELPNVFLYDIDDLEGIVESNLEMRRAEAMKIESMIDHEMAVFANWLQTLGVKPVIRALQEKSSTIYEETMESMFNKLPELNDHQRTVIRRLTKSIVNQMMHDPINRIKEMAGEKQGEQALEMFTQIFALEQQIESAKAVEESNNPPADTMKVSTASKASNQDKALKIAQVSI, from the coding sequence ATGCACATTGTCGTAGTCGGATTGAACTATCGAACGGCGCCTGTGGAAGTTAGGGAACGCTTTACATTCGCAGACAAAGATATGCCGGCAGCGCTGTCGGAGTTGAAACGTACCAAAAGTGTATTGGAAGGCGTTATTATAGCCACCTGCAACCGCACGGAGATCTATGTAGTCGTTGACCGGCTTCATATGTGCGGGTACTTCATCCGCAGCTTTATTGAACAATGGTTTGGGGTGTCGCGTCAGGAATTCACCCAACATTTATATATGTATGAAGATGATCAAGCGATTCGGCATTTGTTCCGTGTAGCCTGTGGACTCGATTCCATGGTGCTTGGAGAGACGCAGATTCTGGGTCAGGTGAAGACGAGTTTTTTACAGGCCCAGAGTGAGAAGGCTACGGGAACTTGGTTCAATATGCTGTTCAAGCAAGTCATCACGCTGAGCAAGCGCGCCCATTCAGAGACGGCAATTGGAGAAAGTGCAGTCTCTGTGAGTTATGCGGCAGTCGAGCTTGGCAAACGGATATTCGGTGACTTCTCCGGAAAGAGTGTCCTTATTCTCGGCGCGGGCAAGATGAGCGAGCTTACCGTCAAGCACCTTTATGCGAGTGGAGCTGAGCAGGTGCTTGTGGCCAACCGCACTTTTGCACGGGCGCAGGAATTAGCTGGTAAGTTCAATGGAACTGCATGCACCATGCAGGAGGCCATGGCACAGTTGAAGAACGTGGATATCATCATCAGCTCGACAGGAGCAGAGGGGTATGTCCTAACCTCGTCAGAGGTGGCCCAAAGTATGAAGAAGCGCCCTTCACGTCCGCTCTTCATGATCGATATTGCCGTACCGCGGGACATTGATCCTTCCATCTCGGAGCTGCCAAATGTATTCTTGTATGATATTGATGATCTTGAAGGAATTGTGGAGAGCAACCTGGAGATGAGACGGGCAGAGGCGATGAAGATTGAGAGTATGATTGACCACGAGATGGCGGTGTTCGCGAACTGGCTTCAGACGCTGGGAGTTAAGCCTGTGATTCGTGCCCTTCAGGAGAAGTCCTCTACGATCTACGAGGAGACGATGGAGAGCATGTTCAACAAGCTTCCTGAACTGAATGATCATCAACGAACAGTTATCCGCCGTCTTACGAAGAGTATCGTGAATCAGATGATGCACGACCCGATTAACCGGATCAAGGAAATGGCCGGGGAGAAGCAAGGGGAACAGGCGCTCGAGATGTTCACCCAGATTTTTGCCTTGGAGCAGCAGATTGAATCGGCAAAGGCTGTAGAAGAGAGTAACAATCCGCCAGCGGATACAATGAAAGTGTCAACCGCCTCTAAGGCGTCCAATCAAGACAAAGCGCTAAAAATAGCGCAGGTGTCTATATAA
- the ccsA gene encoding cytochrome c biogenesis protein CcsA: MGAGLLACVFALQVTSFSMWLWQDGTNALLSNYNYVFLVCLSLVTAAFVLTFRQKTEFTVLLISLVGFVLTVLNRLSYRSVDYSFHHYQSFRGLITLHVTLAGISYAALTLSAVFAFMYLFLHRKLKRKTWNDTVRRLPSLEALENYINISMRWGTSLLAVSLIVGVSTVAAESRWDLLVDKKMFFTFIALVVYTFYFAGRKMKIYSGRVMAKWAIAGYIVTIANYLLNSWSAFHHWAGK, translated from the coding sequence ATGGGCGCAGGGCTTCTTGCTTGTGTGTTCGCCTTGCAGGTTACCAGTTTCAGTATGTGGCTTTGGCAGGACGGTACGAATGCGCTGCTCTCCAATTACAACTATGTGTTTCTTGTCTGTCTGAGTCTGGTTACCGCGGCCTTTGTTCTTACTTTTCGTCAAAAAACAGAGTTCACGGTGCTTCTTATCAGCTTGGTGGGTTTTGTGTTAACGGTATTAAATAGACTGAGCTACAGATCGGTGGATTATTCTTTCCATCACTACCAGTCTTTTAGAGGCTTGATCACGCTTCACGTTACGCTTGCGGGTATTAGCTACGCGGCCTTGACGTTGTCAGCTGTGTTTGCCTTCATGTATCTGTTTCTCCACCGGAAACTCAAACGAAAGACCTGGAACGATACGGTAAGAAGGCTGCCGAGCCTCGAAGCGTTGGAGAATTATATTAATATTTCCATGCGCTGGGGCACTTCACTGCTGGCTGTATCCTTGATTGTCGGAGTATCCACAGTGGCTGCCGAGAGCCGATGGGACCTGTTGGTGGACAAAAAAATGTTTTTCACTTTCATTGCTTTGGTGGTCTACACCTTCTATTTTGCAGGCCGAAAAATGAAAATATACAGCGGCCGGGTTATGGCTAAATGGGCAATTGCCGGTTACATCGTGACCATAGCCAATTACTTGCTGAACTCCTGGTCAGCATTCCATCATTGGGCGGGAAAGTAG
- a CDS encoding bifunctional precorrin-2 dehydrogenase/sirohydrochlorin ferrochelatase produces the protein MIKAEGLRCVVIGGGSVAERKTMQLLKSGADVKLISPSVTGPLHQAAHEGSLIWYNRCFMEGDLEGASLVYSATDQASVNEQVAHEAGRLGVPVNLSGPGLGGTFISPSVVRRGDLVIAVSTSGAGPAAAARISREIDQSYGDEYETYIDFLSSIRSMVKSTVPDGGRRRGLLKAAAEMDILSDIRSGVFQPWSEQQIKAWIKGNISYN, from the coding sequence ATGATAAAAGCTGAGGGTCTGCGCTGTGTAGTGATCGGCGGAGGATCAGTGGCTGAACGTAAAACAATGCAACTGCTTAAATCCGGTGCGGATGTTAAGCTCATAAGTCCGTCTGTAACCGGACCGCTTCATCAAGCTGCCCATGAAGGCAGCTTGATTTGGTATAACCGCTGCTTTATGGAAGGTGATTTGGAGGGTGCATCTTTGGTGTATTCAGCCACGGACCAAGCTTCGGTGAATGAGCAGGTAGCGCATGAAGCAGGCCGGCTAGGAGTTCCTGTGAACCTATCAGGCCCTGGCCTTGGAGGAACGTTCATATCTCCAAGCGTCGTCAGACGGGGAGACCTGGTTATTGCAGTCAGCACATCTGGAGCCGGTCCTGCTGCAGCGGCAAGGATTAGCCGTGAAATTGATCAAAGCTACGGTGATGAATACGAGACGTATATTGACTTTTTGAGCAGCATTAGAAGTATGGTTAAATCAACGGTTCCAGATGGGGGAAGAAGACGCGGGCTGCTTAAGGCGGCAGCCGAGATGGATATACTGAGTGATATTCGCAGCGGCGTGTTCCAGCCATGGAGTGAGCAGCAGATTAAGGCCTGGATCAAGGGTAATATATCTTATAATTAA
- the hemC gene encoding hydroxymethylbilane synthase: protein MRKIIVGTRQSQLALTQTGQVIEALKELCKLHSLPFEFDIKKIVTKGDRILDVTLSKVGGKGLFVKEIEQAMLDGEIDLAVHSMKDMPSELPDGLMNGAVPKRVDYRDALISKGGLTLDELPQGAKVGTSSLRRASQLKAYRPDLNIEAIRGNIDSRLKKLETEGFDAIILAAAGLFRMGWEDRITSYLPVDICLPAVGQGALGIECRENDQEVRHLLSLYNDPETAFTVAAERSFLGALNGGCQIPIGAFASLVHPETQESGSESQLELTGLVGSPDGTVILKESSTGNDPELLGREVASALRSKGAEEILSEVRG from the coding sequence ATGCGCAAGATTATAGTTGGGACAAGACAAAGTCAGCTGGCATTAACTCAGACCGGACAGGTGATTGAGGCTTTGAAGGAACTGTGCAAGCTTCATTCCCTGCCTTTTGAATTCGATATCAAGAAAATCGTAACCAAGGGTGATCGTATCCTTGATGTCACGTTGTCTAAAGTTGGCGGGAAAGGGCTCTTTGTGAAAGAGATCGAGCAGGCGATGCTCGATGGGGAGATTGACCTTGCTGTTCATAGCATGAAGGATATGCCTTCCGAGCTGCCTGATGGCCTGATGAACGGGGCAGTCCCTAAGCGCGTAGACTACAGGGATGCGCTGATCTCCAAGGGAGGCTTGACACTTGACGAGCTCCCGCAGGGGGCCAAAGTGGGTACCAGCAGCCTGCGCCGAGCCAGTCAGCTTAAGGCTTATCGTCCTGATCTGAACATTGAGGCCATTCGCGGCAATATTGACTCCCGTCTGAAGAAGCTGGAGACCGAAGGCTTTGATGCGATTATTCTGGCCGCGGCGGGTCTGTTCCGCATGGGCTGGGAGGACCGTATTACTTCCTACCTTCCTGTAGATATTTGTCTGCCAGCGGTAGGACAAGGGGCGCTGGGTATCGAATGCCGCGAAAATGACCAGGAAGTCCGGCATCTGCTATCGCTGTATAATGATCCTGAGACTGCATTTACCGTGGCTGCTGAGCGGAGTTTCCTTGGAGCTCTAAATGGAGGCTGCCAAATCCCGATTGGGGCTTTTGCGTCTTTGGTTCATCCAGAGACTCAGGAATCCGGCAGTGAAAGCCAGCTTGAACTTACCGGGTTAGTTGGCTCGCCGGACGGAACTGTCATTCTTAAAGAAAGCTCAACGGGTAACGACCCGGAATTGCTGGGAAGAGAAGTGGCTTCCGCCCTCCGATCCAAGGGTGCGGAGGAAATATTGTCTGAAGTTAGGGGATGA
- the cobA gene encoding uroporphyrinogen-III C-methyltransferase, whose product MAGRVYLVGAGPGDARLITLKGLHCIQRADVVVYDRLASPRLLKHMKRGAEKIYVGKRTDRHTMRQEDINQLLVDLALEGKIVTRLKGGDPTIFGRVGEEADLLRQNGIEYEIVPGITSAISVPAYAGIPVTHRDYASSLSIITGHESPDKLEHSIQWDKVTQATGTLIFMMGVSNIGYISRQLIKHGRPSDTPVALVRWGTRAEQATLIGTLADIEQKVLEANFQPPAVIVVGDVVLQRDKLKWAESLPLFGKRILVTRSRSQASELVERIEDLGGEPYEFPVIETRLPESEESKQAVADAMTKLDSYNWVFFTSVNGVKYFFEHLYHQGKDIRSLNGARIVAVGPATKDELQRRGITAEALPERFQAEGLAEAYGEQLEAGQTVLLPRGNLARAWLPEFMREKGLSVTEAVMYETVAVSEEDDELLKLIEKDRIHAITFTSSSTVRNLVEALVRLGLKDPVLALSNAVVACIGPVTAATAEEYGFKVAMVAEEATLDGLIHSLCNWNMGTLSEQ is encoded by the coding sequence ATGGCGGGGAGAGTATATCTTGTTGGAGCAGGACCTGGTGATGCCAGACTTATTACGTTGAAGGGTCTTCATTGTATTCAGAGGGCAGATGTTGTAGTGTACGACAGGTTGGCCAGCCCCAGACTTCTGAAGCATATGAAGCGTGGAGCGGAGAAAATCTATGTCGGCAAACGAACTGACCGTCACACGATGAGGCAGGAGGACATCAATCAGCTTCTGGTGGATCTGGCTCTTGAGGGAAAGATTGTTACCCGCCTTAAAGGCGGAGATCCCACGATTTTTGGCAGGGTTGGAGAAGAAGCGGATCTGCTTCGCCAGAACGGAATTGAATACGAGATTGTTCCCGGGATTACCTCCGCTATCTCCGTTCCTGCATATGCCGGAATTCCGGTTACACACAGGGATTATGCATCCTCACTCTCTATAATTACCGGACACGAAAGTCCGGATAAGCTGGAGCATTCGATCCAATGGGATAAAGTGACTCAAGCTACTGGAACGCTGATTTTTATGATGGGCGTATCAAATATCGGTTATATCAGCCGGCAATTAATCAAGCACGGACGACCTTCTGACACGCCGGTTGCGCTGGTCAGATGGGGGACAAGAGCTGAACAGGCAACCCTTATAGGGACACTGGCGGATATCGAGCAAAAGGTATTAGAGGCGAATTTTCAACCCCCTGCAGTTATTGTCGTTGGTGATGTAGTTCTGCAGCGCGATAAGCTGAAATGGGCGGAATCACTGCCCTTATTCGGCAAGCGGATCTTGGTCACACGCTCGCGGTCTCAGGCCAGTGAACTGGTCGAGAGAATTGAGGACCTTGGCGGAGAGCCTTATGAATTCCCTGTAATTGAGACGCGGCTTCCAGAAAGTGAAGAGAGCAAGCAAGCGGTTGCGGATGCTATGACGAAGCTGGATTCATATAACTGGGTTTTCTTTACCAGTGTGAATGGGGTTAAATACTTCTTCGAGCATCTGTACCATCAGGGTAAGGATATCCGCTCCCTTAATGGCGCGCGTATTGTCGCTGTAGGTCCGGCAACCAAGGATGAGCTGCAGCGCAGAGGGATTACGGCTGAGGCTCTGCCGGAACGGTTCCAGGCAGAAGGACTTGCAGAGGCTTATGGAGAGCAGCTTGAGGCCGGTCAGACCGTTCTCCTGCCAAGGGGGAACCTGGCTAGAGCCTGGCTGCCGGAATTCATGCGTGAGAAGGGACTATCGGTGACGGAAGCTGTAATGTATGAGACTGTGGCCGTAAGCGAAGAAGATGATGAACTGCTGAAATTGATCGAAAAGGATCGAATTCATGCGATTACATTTACCAGCTCTTCAACGGTTCGGAATCTGGTTGAGGCGCTTGTGCGTCTGGGACTTAAGGATCCGGTGCTAGCGTTAAGCAATGCGGTCGTTGCATGTATAGGTCCGGTGACCGCAGCAACTGCTGAAGAGTACGGATTTAAGGTTGCGATGGTGGCTGAGGAAGCGACACTGGATGGCCTTATTCATTCATTATGCAATTGGAACATGGGCACCTTATCAGAACAATAG
- the hemB gene encoding porphobilinogen synthase has translation MAFPIVRHRRLRQNAAIRGLVRETVLTVDDFIQPIFITYGSGVKNEISSMPGVFHFSLDTLEEELKEIVELGISAVLLFGIPSEKDSVGSSGFDENGIVQEATRVIKSLYPDLLVVADTCLCEFTDHGHCGMVHTFERDGLVHGDVLNDESLELLARTAVSQARAGADIIAPSNMMDGFVYAIRKGLDEAGFSHVPIMSYSVKYASAFYGPFREAADSAPQFGDRKTYQMDPANIREALREAESDVQEGADMLMVKPALAFMDVIRVLRDQFDLPLVAYNVSGEYSMVKAAAQQGWINERAIVTEMLLGMKRAGADIIITYFAKDMARWLRERN, from the coding sequence GTGGCATTTCCAATTGTTAGACACCGCAGATTGCGTCAAAATGCTGCCATTCGGGGACTTGTGCGTGAGACAGTGCTCACGGTTGATGATTTCATACAGCCTATCTTTATCACCTATGGCAGTGGAGTGAAGAACGAGATCAGCTCCATGCCGGGAGTGTTCCATTTCTCTCTGGACACGCTGGAAGAGGAGCTGAAGGAGATTGTAGAACTCGGTATTTCTGCAGTTCTTCTGTTCGGGATTCCATCTGAGAAGGACAGCGTAGGCTCTTCGGGCTTTGATGAGAACGGAATTGTCCAGGAAGCTACCAGAGTCATCAAGTCCTTGTATCCAGACCTGCTGGTTGTGGCTGATACTTGTCTTTGTGAATTCACGGACCATGGACACTGCGGGATGGTACATACCTTTGAACGCGATGGCCTTGTGCATGGTGATGTCCTGAATGACGAGTCTTTGGAACTGCTGGCACGAACGGCAGTATCTCAAGCCCGGGCGGGAGCCGATATTATAGCTCCTTCGAATATGATGGATGGATTCGTGTACGCTATTCGCAAGGGACTTGACGAAGCTGGATTCTCGCATGTTCCTATCATGTCTTACTCGGTAAAATATGCTTCAGCCTTCTACGGCCCATTTCGTGAAGCCGCAGACTCCGCTCCCCAGTTCGGAGACAGGAAGACCTACCAGATGGACCCTGCGAACATCCGCGAAGCGCTTCGCGAGGCTGAATCTGACGTGCAGGAAGGCGCCGATATGCTGATGGTGAAGCCTGCGCTTGCTTTTATGGATGTAATTCGCGTACTTCGTGACCAATTCGACCTTCCGCTTGTAGCTTATAATGTCAGCGGAGAGTACTCCATGGTGAAGGCGGCTGCTCAGCAGGGCTGGATTAATGAGAGGGCGATTGTGACGGAAATGCTGCTCGGTATGAAGCGGGCGGGTGCGGATATCATTATTACGTACTTCGCTAAAGATATGGCCCGCTGGCTGCGGGAGCGTAATTAG
- the hemL gene encoding glutamate-1-semialdehyde 2,1-aminomutase, whose amino-acid sequence MSNNSAGRRDEQSRQAFDQAKKYIPGGVNSPVRAFKSVGLTPIYIERGEGPRVFDIDGNSFIDYVGSWGPLIMGHAHPEVVKNVQEAAAKGTSFGAPTLLETEMAKLVTERVPSIDIVRMVSSGTEATMSAIRLARGYTGRSKIMKFEGSYHGHADSLLIKAGSGVATLGLPDSPGVPEGVAANTIAVPYNDLESVKLAFEKFGEELAAIIVEPVAGNMGVVPPLPGFLEGLREITNQYGSLLIFDEVMTGFRVHLNCAQGRYGVTPDLTCLGKVIGGGLPVGAYGGRREIMEQIAPSGPIYQAGTLSGNPLAMTAGFTTLSLLTPEVYERLEVLSARLEAGLAANAKEKGIPLSINRVGSMVCPFFTDEKVINYETAKTSDLKLFNRYFAALVDEGISVPPSQFEGMFVSGVHTEKDIDATIEANRRALQKI is encoded by the coding sequence ATGAGCAACAATTCCGCAGGCCGCCGTGATGAACAGTCACGCCAGGCTTTTGATCAGGCGAAGAAATATATCCCCGGGGGTGTCAACAGCCCGGTTCGCGCTTTTAAATCCGTAGGACTAACGCCAATATACATCGAACGGGGCGAAGGCCCACGTGTCTTTGATATTGATGGCAATTCTTTCATTGATTATGTAGGCTCGTGGGGGCCTCTCATTATGGGACATGCCCATCCGGAGGTAGTTAAGAACGTGCAGGAGGCGGCCGCTAAAGGGACAAGCTTCGGCGCGCCCACCCTGCTTGAGACGGAGATGGCCAAGCTCGTAACAGAACGTGTTCCATCGATAGATATTGTGCGCATGGTTAGTTCAGGAACTGAGGCTACGATGAGCGCGATCCGCCTCGCCAGAGGATATACGGGCCGCAGCAAGATTATGAAATTCGAAGGCTCTTATCATGGTCATGCAGACAGCCTGTTGATCAAGGCCGGCTCAGGTGTTGCGACACTTGGCCTGCCTGACAGCCCGGGCGTACCGGAAGGTGTGGCCGCTAACACGATTGCTGTGCCTTACAATGATTTGGAATCGGTTAAGCTTGCTTTTGAAAAATTCGGGGAAGAGCTTGCAGCTATCATTGTAGAGCCTGTAGCCGGAAATATGGGCGTTGTGCCTCCGCTTCCAGGATTCCTGGAAGGGCTTCGGGAGATCACGAACCAATATGGAAGTCTGCTGATCTTTGATGAGGTCATGACAGGATTCCGTGTTCATTTGAACTGTGCGCAAGGCCGCTATGGTGTGACCCCCGATCTTACCTGTCTGGGTAAAGTGATTGGAGGCGGTCTTCCAGTTGGCGCATATGGCGGCCGCCGGGAGATCATGGAGCAGATTGCACCGTCGGGCCCTATTTACCAGGCGGGTACTCTTAGCGGGAACCCTCTGGCTATGACTGCGGGCTTCACCACCTTGTCGCTGCTCACACCAGAGGTGTACGAACGGCTTGAGGTTCTCTCCGCAAGGCTGGAAGCAGGTCTTGCTGCCAATGCGAAGGAGAAGGGAATCCCCCTGTCCATTAACCGTGTCGGTTCTATGGTATGCCCATTCTTCACAGATGAGAAGGTCATTAACTATGAGACAGCGAAGACAAGTGATCTTAAGCTGTTCAATCGATACTTTGCGGCATTGGTGGACGAGGGAATCAGCGTTCCTCCATCCCAATTCGAGGGTATGTTCGTCTCGGGCGTTCATACGGAAAAAGACATTGATGCGACGATTGAAGCGAACCGTCGTGCTCTCCAGAAGATATGA
- a CDS encoding RluA family pseudouridine synthase, with the protein MSYRGSAVRRGEWLEVMPGKLPQHPDSPRSAVRQWLIDTLGMPPKMLSRLEHEDGIKLAGDRIRIRLFPPRDYGFEPCWTGIDVLYEDDYCLVVHKPAGMKVHPTGDERQPTLAHVVAAHYMGQGEQAAVRHIHRLDEFTSGPVLYAKNEFAQLILDEAMSTKKIERVYVAVVQGIVQSPAFRVEAPIGRDRHHAKRQRVSDTGKPAATLVTLLDTLRDASLVRLTLETGRTHQIRVHMSHIGHPLIGDALYGGSTRYFNYQALHGESLIFPHPLTGEILNIKDPWPEEFIELHRRLLPES; encoded by the coding sequence ATGAGTTATAGAGGAAGTGCGGTCAGACGCGGAGAGTGGCTGGAAGTGATGCCAGGCAAGCTTCCTCAGCATCCGGACAGTCCACGGTCCGCTGTACGCCAGTGGCTGATCGATACGCTGGGAATGCCTCCTAAGATGCTCAGCAGATTGGAACACGAGGACGGAATCAAGCTGGCAGGGGACCGTATTCGGATACGGCTCTTCCCGCCTCGTGACTATGGTTTTGAGCCTTGTTGGACTGGAATTGATGTGCTGTATGAGGACGATTATTGTCTTGTAGTGCATAAGCCGGCAGGTATGAAGGTTCACCCGACAGGAGATGAACGGCAGCCGACACTCGCCCATGTGGTAGCGGCCCATTATATGGGCCAGGGCGAGCAGGCTGCCGTTCGCCATATCCACAGGCTCGATGAGTTCACTTCCGGGCCGGTTCTATATGCCAAGAATGAATTTGCGCAGCTTATTCTTGATGAGGCGATGAGTACGAAGAAGATTGAGCGTGTCTATGTTGCTGTGGTTCAAGGAATTGTACAAAGTCCGGCCTTCCGGGTGGAAGCGCCAATTGGACGGGACCGCCATCACGCGAAGCGCCAGCGGGTCTCGGATACAGGCAAGCCCGCAGCAACCCTGGTGACTCTTCTGGACACCCTGAGAGACGCCAGTCTGGTGCGCTTGACACTAGAGACGGGAAGAACCCACCAGATCCGTGTGCATATGAGTCATATAGGCCATCCCCTTATAGGAGATGCGTTGTATGGGGGGAGTACCCGATACTTCAATTACCAGGCCCTGCATGGAGAATCCTTAATTTTTCCGCATCCTTTAACTGGAGAGATACTGAACATCAAGGATCCTTGGCCCGAAGAATTTATAGAGCTGCATCGCAGGCTGTTACCGGAATCCTAG